A single genomic interval of Prunus dulcis chromosome 5, ALMONDv2, whole genome shotgun sequence harbors:
- the LOC117627042 gene encoding protein COBRA-like, with protein MEPRCLSDTGSIVKLSSFAILLVFLLSCFSFTSTEAYDALDPTGNITIKWDVISWTPDGYVAVVTMFNFQQYRHIQTPGWTLGWTWAKKEVIWSMVGAQTTEQGDCSRYKGNVPHCCKKDPTVVDLLPGTPYNQQIANCCKGGVMNSWIQDPANAISSFQISVGAAGTTNKTVRLPKNFTLKAPGPGYSCGIAKIVKPTRFLTADKRRWTQAMMTWNVTCTYSQFLAQKTPTCCVSLSSFYNETIVSCPTCACGCQNNATDPGSCVEPNNPYLASAVSGPGKSTNAPLVQCTSHMCPVRVHWHVKLNYKEYWRVKVTITNFNYRMNYTLWNLVVQHPNFDNLTKIFSFNYKSLTPYAGLNDTAMLWGVKFYNDLLTQAGPLGNVQSELLFRKDASTFTFEKGWAFPRRIYFNGDNCVMPPPDAYPWLPNSSPKKVISILHPAITIFVSVLFLLAYA; from the exons ATGGAGCCTCGGTGTTTATCAGACACTGGATCCATAGTCAAGCTCAGCAGCTTTGCCATTttgcttgtctttttgctttcATGCTTCAGTTTTACTTCTACAG AAGCCTATGATGCCCTTGATCCAACCGGGAATATCACAATTAAATGGGATGTCATTAGTTGGACTCCAGATGGCTATGTT GCTGTTGTTACAATGTTTAACTTCCAGCAGTATCGACATATACAAACACCAGGCTGGACATTAGGATGGACATGGGCAAAAAAGGAAGTAATTTGGAGCATGGTGGGAGCACAAACCACCGAGCAAGGGGATTGTTCAAGATACAAAGGGAATGTCCCACATTGCTGTAAGAAGGATCCAACAGTTGTGGATTTGTTGCCAGGAACTCCTTACAACCAGCAGATTGCAAATTGCTGCAAAGGGGGAGTAATGAACTCATGGATCCAGGACCCAGCCAATGCTATAAGTTCGTTCCAGATCAGTGTGGGTGCTGCAGGAACAACTAACAAAACTGTCAGACTGCCGAAAAACTTCACCTTGAAAGCACCTGGGCCTGGATATTCTTGTGGGATAGCAAAGATTGTAAAACCAACCAGATTTCTAACAGCGGATAAAAGGAGATGGACCCAAGCCATGA TGACCTGGAACGTTACTTGCACATACTCGCAATTCCTGGCCCAAAAGACACCCACTTGTtgtgtttctctctcctccttctATAATGAGACCATAGTAAGCTGCCCCACTTGTGCCTGTGGCTGCCAGAACAACGCTACAGACCCTGGGAGCTGTGTAGA GCCGAACAATCCATATTTAGCTTCAGCTGTATCAGGTCCTGGAAAATCTACTAATGCTCCTCTTGTCCAGTGTACTAGCCATATGTGTCCAGTCCGAGTCCATTGGCATGTGAAGCTCAATTACAAGGAGTACTGGAGAGTGAAAGTCACAATtacaaatttcaattacaGAATGAACTACACGCTGTGGAATCTTGTTGTGCAACATCCCAACTTTGATAATTTGACCAAGATTTTCAGCTTCAATTACAAATCCCTAACTCCTTATGCTGGCTTAA ATGACACTGCCATGTTGTGGGGAGTAAAGTTTTATAACGATTTGCTCACACAAGCTGGCCCTCTTGGAAATGTGCAGTCAGAGCTCCTATTTCGAAAGGATGCAtcaactttcacttttgaaaaggGATGGGCTTTTCCTCGAAGGATTTATTTTAATGGTGACAATTGTGTCATGCCACCTCCAGATGCCTATCCATGGTTGCCAAATTCCAGTCCCAAAAAAGTCATTTCCATACTTCATCCTGCCATCACCATCTTCGTATCTGTGCTATTCTTATTGGCTTATGCATAG